Genomic window (Spirosoma sp. KCTC 42546):
TCGGTTAAGAAACGGCAAAAAAATCCCTGCATCCGAACCGGATGAATTTTTCGCAGGAGAAATGGGGAAAGTTTGGAAGTCAGTGATGTTGGCCCATCACTGGCTTTTTTTATGCGGTTACGTGTTTTGTCATAGGCTTAGGGAAAGGGTGGTTGGAAGAAATTGGTTTGGTTATGGATGTATAGTGAGTTAATAAGGTTAGCTTATAAGTCCACTTTTATAGGTGAATCGTATGCTACTATTTTTCGGTTTGATCCTTCAAGTCAGAATCAGTTGGCCATAAATTGATGGCTATTGGCACCCGAGTGCTTAAAAGTGTTTTTCGAACACGATCTACTCAATAATACTATTATTACTTACATTAGTACAAATATCATAAATAGTGTTTTGATTTGCAATCGGTTGCATTATTTTCATAATAAATTGTGTGAATATAAATAACGAGCCGAATTTAGCTACCAGAGCAGCCCCTAATATCGATACAGCGTCAGCTTCTGAATCCCAAACTCCCCGGTTGGAATCCGGATATGACGGCCCTGGTGATCCTGATCGCCGTTCAGTCGCCGACCCGGTTTCCACTTCCTGTCGATGTACGTTCCTTCGTCTAGTTGCAAAATTCCCGCATTGGGTGCTTCGGGCTTATCGGACGTACAGGTAATGACTATACCTGTTCCCGACACCGTAAACTCGTCAGGCCCTGTTTGAATAATCAGGCCGCCCGTCATTGGCCATTCTTCTTCCTTTGCTTTCGGCGACCAGCCCAGGGTGTAATCGTGTTTGCAGATAAACGTATAGCCACCTAGCCGGATGGTATCAATAGCCGTCTTTCTGTCAAACAACATTCCGTTCATGACACCTTTACCCTGATTGGCTTGAATAAGGGGAGTGAGTTGAGACAGAATAGTATAGCTTTTTGCAATCGGCTCCTCGGCGGGCTTCTCTGTCGATTCAATCGAGAACGGGGAGAAACCCAGAGCTTCATAATGCCCAATGGCGTAAAAAACTTTAGCGGCATCGGACGGTTCAAAGCGAATCTCCGGAATAAACAGCGGATTGTCTTTACGGGTATACAGATCGTTCCAGTACTTAAAATCGGGATTATAAAAGTCGGGAGAGAGAAAATCAAGTGCGGGTGCGCCTGCTTTCCAGACGTCGATAACGTGGGGTAGGGGCCCACCGCTGGGATAATCGCCGGGCTTGACATTCGGGCGATTCAGGGCCGCATTCACAAACATCGGTAACGGATAAATGGCCTTGCCCGCTTTTGTTACCTGATTGGTGTACACGGCAAAGTACCACGCGATAAACAGTTCGTCGGTGGCCAGACTCTTGCCGAATACCGATTCCCAGGTACCGCTGGTTTTTGATCCGTTGGCTTGCCAGGCGGTTCGGATGGCGGGTGCCAGTGATGCTTTGTTCGTTTGTACATACTGCATCAGTGCTGCCGGGACGGGTTTTTCAAAAGCAGCGTTTGCCAACGGCGAGTGATCCCGGGCTTCGGGCAGCATCCCGATCTCATTTTCAACCTGAATCATGATGACAGTCTGTTGCCGCTCGTCGGTTTCACGAATGTGACGCATGAGCGCACTAAATGCGCTTACATCTGCGTCAAGGGTATTTTTGTCAAATGGCGTCAGAATTTCAACGGCCTTTCCGCTCTTCGTCTGAACTCTGGGGAACCGTTTCGTATTGGTTTTGACCCAGGCTGGCGCATAGCAGGACATACTGTTTTTCCAGGCTCCGAACCACAGAAAGACCAGCTTGATCTGATGTTGCCGAGCCTCTTTAATCAACTCATCGACCAGCGTAAAGTCAAACTTTCCTTCCTGAGGCTCCAGCAATTCCCAATAGATGGGTGCCAGTACCGTGTTGACGTGCATTTGCTGCATCTTCGGCCAGATCGGTTGCATATACGCCATATCCGATGCGCTCGAATTACCGAGTTCACCACCCAGTATCAGGAAGGGTTTTCCCGAAACGATTAGTTGCGTTGCCGTTCCCTGTTTTTGCAGATGGGGAGGCTGGGCAAAAGCCGATAGTGTCAGGAAAAGGAAGATGAATTGGAAACAACGGTGGATCATCGGTGGGGGAGAGAACGGATTGACTTTGAAACGGCTTATATTTTTCTATTTCGGTCAAAAATGAGCATTTTTTTGTCATTCCGACGTCAGGAGGAATCTCAAGCTTGACTATTAATCCACTTGAGATTCCTCCTTCGTCGGAATGACAAAACACCATCAAAATAATTAAGTTAATATGCTTAATTCGCTTGCCCTTTCAATCCCTGCAACACACCCGAATAGGCTGGTTTCTTTGTGTAATCGGCATTGAACAAAAGGGGGGTGTCGATCTTTTTCTGCTGAAGAACAATCCAGCTATCCGCATCCGTGACGCCCCAGATCGTGATACCCGCCCGCTGAGCTGCCGGAACATAGCGTAGGTAGGAGTCGATCACATACTTGTACATAGCGGCCTGATACGCAAAAGCCTGTGGGTTTCGCTTTGGATCGAAATCTGCCTTGTCCAGCGGATTTGCGCGAACGTCCAGTTCCGAAACCCGAACCTTCAGTCCGGTAGCCGCCAGTTTCTGAAACGCATTGTCAATGCCCGCATAGGATGTATTGGTACTGATGTGCATCTGGGTACCAATGCCCGAGATTTTAGCGCCTTTGCCTTTCAACTCGTTTACATAGGCAATCAGCGAATCGAGTTTGGTACCGCTCGCTTCGAGATTGTATTCATTGATATACAACTCCGCTGCTGGATCGGCTGCGGCTGCGTACTGGAACGCTTTCAACGCCCAGTTGCGCCCCAGGTACTGCGACCAGAAAAAGTAATCGGTGGCACCGTTGGGTAGAGTAGTATTGGTGTTGGTCCGCAAGGCACCGGAACCATCGATCATCGGTTCATTGACCACGTCCCAGGCTTTTACTTTGCCTTTGTAATGGGTTACGGTTTTGGTAATGAAGTCGTTCAGCGCATTATCGACCCGCGTTGCAATCTCAGCACCTGTTGCCGGGACAGAAACGCTCGGATCAGTGATGGTTATATCGTCAATGTAATACGTGTTGGCTGTGCTGCCGACATCCAGGACCAGTTGGGTAGCAGGTGCATTCGCCGTAATTGTCCAGCTATACTGCGCCCAATCTGTACCAATACCGGTATAATCAGCACTGTACTGCGCGTTGGGTGCTGTTGACAGACGCATCTTTCCACCGGCAGCCTGCGCCTTGATCCAGAACGAAATTTTATAGGAACTACCTACGGTAGACGTGAATGCGGTACTAGCCAGTTGAACGCTATAGGGTTGCCCGCTCGCCGTAACCGTTGCCTTGAACGACCGGGTCCCACCGTGCACCTCAGCCCCCGAACCCGCCGACATGGACGATCCACCATTGTAGGCCGACCAGCCCGTGAAACTGCTGCCACTTCCCTGCTCAAAATCGCCATTGGTTAACAGGTTAGGCGCACCCGCCGAACTGGCACCCGCCGTGAGCGTCTTCAGATAAGTGGCATTTTGGTTCGTATGCCAACCCAGTGTATGACCAAATACCTCAAGCCCGGAAGCCGTTGCCAGATCGTAGAGTTGATCGGCTTGGCTGAAGTTTATCGTCCCGTTGTTCTGCACCAGCGCACCGTGTTTCATCTGGTAGCCGAAAGT
Coding sequences:
- a CDS encoding DUF5597 domain-containing protein, which gives rise to MIHRCFQFIFLFLTLSAFAQPPHLQKQGTATQLIVSGKPFLILGGELGNSSASDMAYMQPIWPKMQQMHVNTVLAPIYWELLEPQEGKFDFTLVDELIKEARQHQIKLVFLWFGAWKNSMSCYAPAWVKTNTKRFPRVQTKSGKAVEILTPFDKNTLDADVSAFSALMRHIRETDERQQTVIMIQVENEIGMLPEARDHSPLANAAFEKPVPAALMQYVQTNKASLAPAIRTAWQANGSKTSGTWESVFGKSLATDELFIAWYFAVYTNQVTKAGKAIYPLPMFVNAALNRPNVKPGDYPSGGPLPHVIDVWKAGAPALDFLSPDFYNPDFKYWNDLYTRKDNPLFIPEIRFEPSDAAKVFYAIGHYEALGFSPFSIESTEKPAEEPIAKSYTILSQLTPLIQANQGKGVMNGMLFDRKTAIDTIRLGGYTFICKHDYTLGWSPKAKEEEWPMTGGLIIQTGPDEFTVSGTGIVITCTSDKPEAPNAGILQLDEGTYIDRKWKPGRRLNGDQDHQGRHIRIPTGEFGIQKLTLYRY
- a CDS encoding endo-1,4-beta-xylanase, which translates into the protein MQKTYLLHILALGLSAGLISCSKPDAVGTLNLGSFSDTSGTLKSATSVPIGIAIDYTPFVNDAKYRGTIAREAKTVTFGYQMKHGALVQNNGTINFSQADQLYDLATASGLEVFGHTLGWHTNQNATYLKTLTAGASSAGAPNLLTNGDFEQGSGSSFTGWSAYNGGSSMSAGSGAEVHGGTRSFKATVTASGQPYSVQLASTAFTSTVGSSYKISFWIKAQAAGGKMRLSTAPNAQYSADYTGIGTDWAQYSWTITANAPATQLVLDVGSTANTYYIDDITITDPSVSVPATGAEIATRVDNALNDFITKTVTHYKGKVKAWDVVNEPMIDGSGALRTNTNTTLPNGATDYFFWSQYLGRNWALKAFQYAAAADPAAELYINEYNLEASGTKLDSLIAYVNELKGKGAKISGIGTQMHISTNTSYAGIDNAFQKLAATGLKVRVSELDVRANPLDKADFDPKRNPQAFAYQAAMYKYVIDSYLRYVPAAQRAGITIWGVTDADSWIVLQQKKIDTPLLFNADYTKKPAYSGVLQGLKGQAN